Proteins co-encoded in one bacterium genomic window:
- a CDS encoding ferritin-like domain-containing protein — MATKEELIKGLNDDLAAELGTVIRYSYQASKCVGLVGREAAEIFSSEVPDELGHATFLMNVIVDMGGEPTTTPKPFEKPETLKEMIELDRKMELEDVENYRAHAALAGELGLIELQLRLEDMAADEAGHARELGRVLRGL, encoded by the coding sequence ATGGCAACAAAAGAGGAACTGATTAAGGGACTGAACGATGATCTGGCAGCGGAACTGGGGACGGTGATCCGCTACAGCTATCAGGCCAGCAAGTGCGTTGGACTCGTCGGCCGCGAAGCCGCTGAAATCTTCAGCAGCGAAGTGCCCGATGAACTCGGACATGCGACTTTCCTGATGAACGTCATCGTCGACATGGGCGGAGAGCCGACAACGACACCGAAGCCCTTCGAGAAGCCCGAAACGTTGAAGGAGATGATCGAATTGGATCGCAAGATGGAGCTCGAAGACGTCGAGAACTATCGCGCGCACGCTGCATTGGCAGGCGAACTTGGCCTGATTGAACTGCAGCTTCGCCTTGAAGACATGGCCGCGGACGAAGCCGGCCATGCTCGTGAACTGGGACGCGTGTTGCGCGGCCTGTAA